A region of Betta splendens chromosome 13, fBetSpl5.4, whole genome shotgun sequence DNA encodes the following proteins:
- the LOC114868573 gene encoding TPA-induced transmembrane protein, giving the protein MELQDIKISGNDGPASSQATDHVDGTAKRTGASEREALLSQQAHGNNAEMLLSAEAAARRPLAKANAIETSCSGRVKREMDTVLCSRVRLWMVVLGIMVLIIAVISIAVIVCSAMREDEDDKFDPSLFTVPLYFRGSFKLPNLDLSHLVQSNSSKQLAEDLEGMITSLFQSSPALGRYFSGVQINYLGNGSVIVNYQLRFLMPEDEQEQLTRFTLSRDTACSVFRQFLYEQEPRESERLYIEPASLSMS; this is encoded by the exons ATGGAGCTGCAGGACATTAAAATCAGCGGGAACGACGGACCAGCGTCTTCACAG GCAACGGATCACGTGGACGGCACCGCCAAACGGACCGGAGCCTCAGAGAGAGAAGCGCTGCTCTCACAACAG GCTCATGGTAATAATGCAGAGATGCTGCTTTCTGCCGAGGCAGCGGCCCGTCGGCCTTTGGCAAAAGCAAACGCCATAGAG ACCAGCTGCTCGGGCCGAGTGAAGAGGGAGATGGACACGGTCCTCTGCTCCAGGGTCAGACTTTGGATGGTCGTCCTCGGCATCATGGTCCTCATCATCGCTGTGATAAGTATCGCAGTCATCGTGTGTTCAG CGATGcgcgaggacgaggacgacaaGTTCGACCCGTCGCTGTTCACGGTCCCTCTGTATTTCAGAGGGAGCTTCAAACTCCCCAATCTGGACCTCTCACACCTGGTTCAGTCTAATTCAAGTAAACAGCTCGCTGAAGACCTTGAAGGCATG ATCACCAGCCTCTTCCAGTCCTCTCCCGCTCTGGGACGATACTTCTCCGGAGTCCAGATAAATTATCTCGG GAACGGCTCGGTAATCGTCAACTACCAGCTGCGTTTCCTGATGCCAGAGGacgagcaggagcagctgacACGGTTCACTCTGAGCAGGGACACGGCCTGCAGCGTCTTCAGGCAGTTCCTGTACGAGCAGGAGCCCCGCGAGTCTGAGCGCCTGTACATCGAGCCAGCTTCACTCAGCATGTCCTGA